One window of the Populus nigra chromosome 4, ddPopNigr1.1, whole genome shotgun sequence genome contains the following:
- the LOC133690973 gene encoding uncharacterized protein LOC133690973, which produces MRSFSLQILSSRWFTIFASLLIMSVNGTRYMFGLYSGGIKTSLGYDQTTLNTLSFFKDLGGNLGVSAGLVYEITPPWVVLSIGAVMNFSAYFLIWVTVTGRINKPRLWQVCLYMCLATNAASYPNTGAVVTCVKNFPESRGSVIGLLKGLIGLSGAIMTQLYHAFYGNDSKSLILLIAWIPAIVPLLFLRTIRIMKVVQQEKELKVFYKFLYTALGLAGFIMLIIIIQNKLKFTRSEYISSATFVLALLFLPLAIVIKEEFTLWQSKKQNLNDHSQLNVVAENPSAVVTTPLEGRLEPFSCIVNIFNQPDRGEDYTILQAISSIDMLIILIATTCGVGGALAAIDNLGQIAGSLGYKTHNIGTFISLVSVWNFLGRVLASFASEVALTKYKFPHPLMLTFVILFSCIGHVLIAFGVGHSLYISSIIIGFCLGAQLPLVSAIISEIFGLKHFSTLYSVGFVSSPIGSYIFNVKVAGHLYDKEALKQMEALGLKREAGKELNCSGVHCFRKAFVIITAATFLGFLVSIILVYRTRRFYKGDIYKKFTEEAVVTEAKGVVPSGETEARAKVDANADTPTSIITSNHQ; this is translated from the coding sequence ATGAGGAGCTTCAGCTTGCAGATACTATCCAGTCGATGGTTTACGATATTTGCTTCACTTCTGATCATGTCAGTCAATGGAACAAGGTACATGTTTGGTCTCTACTCCGGTGGTATCAAAACATCTTTGGGATATGATCAGACAACCCTCAATACTCTAAGCTTCTTCAAAGATTTAGGTGGCAATCTTGGAGTCTCGGCAGGTCTTGTTTATGAAATCACGCCACCTTGGGTGGTTCTCTCCATCGGTGCAGTCATGAACTTCTCCGCATATTTCTTGATATGGGTAACAGTCACTGGTCGCATAAACAAACCCCGGTTGTGGCAAGTGTGTTTGTACATGTGTCTTGCCACAAATGCAGCATCATATCCTAATACTGGAGCTGTAGTTACATGTGTGAAGAATTTCCCTGAAAGCCGAGGCAGTGTTATAGGCCTCTTGAAGGGGCTTATCGGTCTAAGCGGCGCAATTATGACACAACTATACCATGCTTTCTATGGAAACGACTCCAAGTCTCTTATATTGCTCATTGCTTGGATTCCAGCCATTGTTCCCTTACTTTTTCTACGAACAATCCGTATTATGAAAGTTGTTCAACAAGAGAAGGAGCTTAAAGTTTTCTACAAGTTCCTCTATACTGCCCTGGGCCTTGCTGGGTTTATCATGCTCATAATCATCATACAGAATAAGCTCAAGTTTACTAGATCCGAGTATATATCAAGTGCCACATTTGTTCTTGCGTTACTCTTTCTTCCACTTGCTATTGTCATAAAAGAAGAATTCACTCTCTGGCAAAGCAAGAAGCAGAACCTGAATGACCATTCTCAATTAAATGTTGTAGCTGAAAATCCTTCAGCAGTTGTAACCACACCACTGGAAGGAAGATTGGAGCCATTTTCTTGCATCGTGAACATTTTCAATCAACCAGATAGAGGTGAGGATTATACCATACTGCAAGCTATTTCTAGCATTGACATGCTAATCATCTTAATCGCAACAACTTGTGGCGTTGGCGGGGCATTAGCAGCTATTGACAATTTGGGTCAGATAGCGGGCTCACTAGGCTACAAAACTCATAATATAGGTACCTTCATATCCCTTGTGAGTGTATGGAATTTCCTTGGCAGAGTCCTTGCAAGTTTTGCCTCTGAAGTAGCCTTGACCAAGTACAAGTTCCCTCATCCACTGATGCTCACTTTTGTGATCCTTTTCTCTTGTATTGGCCATGTTTTAATCGCTTTTGGAGTGGGACATTCTCTTTACATCTCTTCAATCATTATTGGATTCTGCCTTGGAGCACAATTGCCATTAGTGTCTGCCATCATATCTGAAATATTTGGCCTTAAGCATTTCTCTACTTTGTATAGTGTTGGATTTGTTTCAAGCCCAATCGGATCTtatattttcaatgtgaaaGTGGCTGGTCATTTATATGACAAAGAGGCCTTGAAACAAATGGAAGCTTTAGGTCTTAAGAGAGAAGCAGGGAAGGAATTGAATTGCTCTGGGGTGCATTGCTTTAGAAAGGCTTTTGTTATAATTACAGCAGCAACATTTTTGGGGTTTCTTGTTTCAATTATCTTGGTGTATAGGACAAGAAGATTTTACAAAGGTGACATTTACAAGAAGTTTACAGAGGAAGCAGTGGTAACGGAGGCAAAAGGTGTCGTTCCATCTGGGGAGACAGAAGCCAGAGCTAAAGTGGATGCCAATGCTGATACCCCCACCTCAATAATCACATCCAACCACCAATGA
- the LOC133691709 gene encoding peroxisomal membrane protein 11A-like: MDPKPSPTPQNSNQTPNKPRQRDFLNHLEIYLAKRDGVDKLLKMSRYATKIILASSLLPETLILTKRLKSFESSVGLSRKAFRLGKFVQDVNALRDSPFDTKQETILSIIAYGGEGLYYFVEQFVWLAKSGLIDSKHSKSLGKVSAWAEFVGYIGSISLKFRDLKKLSEDEVCLESSIGVTITRGVGCQEGERRLWKLREKKLMKKLSIVQDFADGLMALADIRDGRGRFSGPLLMSCAGLLSALISTRKNWVSC; encoded by the coding sequence ATGGATCCCAAGCCTTCACCAACTCCACAAAATTCCAATCAAACCCCTAACAAACCGAGACAAAGAGACTTTTTGAATCATTTAGAGATTTACCTTGCAAAACGAGATGGGGTTGACAAGCTCCTCAAGATGTCACGTTACGCAACCAAGATCATCTTAGCTTCATCCCTCCTCCCGGAAACCTTAATCTTAACGAAACGACTAAAGAGTTTCGAGTCAAGTGTTGGCCTCAGTCGCAAGGCATTTCGACTTGGGAAATTTGTTCAAGATGTCAACGCATTGAGGGACTCTCCTTTTGATACAAAACAAGAAACCATACTCTCAATCATTGCATATGGAGGTGAGGgtttgtattattttgttgaGCAGTTTGTTTGGTTGGCTAAATCGGGTTTGATTGATAGCAAACACTCCAAAAGTTTAGGAAAAGTTAGTGCGTGGGCGGAGTTTGTTGGGTATATTGGGAgtatttctttgaaatttagAGATTTGAAGAAATTGAGTGAAGACGAGGTGTGTCTGGAATCGAGCATTGGAGTTACTATTACGAGAGGAGTTGGGTGTCAAGAGGGAGAGAGGAGATTGTGGAAGCTGAGAGagaagaagttgatgaagaAATTATCTATTGTGCAGGATTTTGCTGATGGGTTAATGGCCTTGGCTGATATCCGTGACGGCAGAGGGCGATTTTCAGGGCCGCTTTTGATGTCTTGTGCAGGGCTTTTATCTGCTCTGATTAGTACTCGTAAGAATTGGGTCTCTTGCTGA
- the LOC133691318 gene encoding deSI-like protein At4g17486 produces the protein MKFGSKNGWKSIMPLRLKGKSATRFCLFPKPRSANYGPGDTPVYLNVYDLTPMNGYAYWAGLGIFHSGVEVHGVEYAFGAHDYPTSGVFEVEPRQCPGFKFRKSIFIGTTCLDPIQVREFMERHAARYHGDTYHLIVKNCNHFCKDVCYKLTGKSIPKWVNRLAKIGSTCNCILPQSLKISAVRHDPCGQPYDSERRRLRTAFSCLSSISMRQKQLSTSSLLLQSPLKGCLPWELRRSMNGSLKER, from the exons ATGAAATTTGGATCAAAGAATGGATGGAAATCCATCATGCCCCTTCGTTTGAAAGGCAAATCAGCCACCCGCTTTTGTTTGTTTCCCAAACCAAGATCAGCAAACTATGGTCCAGGCGATACACCAGTTTATCTCAATGTGTATGACTTGACACCCATGAATGGCTATGCCTATTGGGCAGGCCTCGGCATCTTTCACTCTGGTGTGGAAG TTCATGGTGTAGAATATGCATTTGGAGCACACGACTACCCAACAAGTGGTGTTTTTGAGGTTGAACCTCGGCAGTGTCCAGGGTTCAAGTTCAGGAAGTCCATTTTTATCGGGACCACATGCCTGGATCCTATTCAGGTTAGGGAATTCATGGAGCGGCATGCTGCAAGATATCATGGTGATACATATCACTTGATTGTTAAGAATTGCAACCATTTCTGCAAGGATGTATGTTACAAGCTGACTGGGAAATCAATTCCAAAGTGGGTAAATCGACTTGCGAAAATAG GTTCAACGTGCAACTGCATACTTCCTCAGTCCCTTAAAATATCTGCTGTGCGACATGACCCCTGCGGCCAACCTTATGACAGTGAGAGGAGAAGGTTGAGAACAGCTTTTAGTTGCCTGTCTTCAATCTCAATGCGACAAAAGCAGCTGTCAACATCTTCGTTATTGCTACAATCGCCGTTGAAAGGCTGCTTACCATGGGAATTGAGAAGGTCTATGAATGGTTCcttaaaagaaagatga
- the LOC133692368 gene encoding J domain-containing protein required for chloroplast accumulation response 1-like isoform X1, which yields MERFSERESVLLGYNFQRPSINHPGSSPESQYGNSDIDFTDVFGGPPRRSSLQEVRYSFSETTDSFASTSGDVDTKLSRHSLSGLNDKPVFGDENVNRRRYPNDGFFGDIFRGSESLSSSPGKQDRDSLSSTPGSRVLSPAELLPHRADPWSPSLPAQFSLPAKLIKGTEMPTFISSARDHHKNKDGASDGISNYTYSPLSRSASLTNLVRDEFTNDVSRQSALSKEPSLRSEESSNVTKPEETDKSRNLKRDSDGSEIPTNRNQFHFSIYKWATKGLPFAMPLRGANKSRLNERCKLQRCSSTNGWTTCEGIARELRSASPHDIGIPSFSGRMELDKQDDHFLFDTSIQGEVEACQILEDTSFPISELDTPSNLQVIFEDGPINSALGDSIETKHHSAPETGSSGKTKEKTSVVTQEAHKTELKPPSFQLYENDYEQGNDEMTIETGLKESKVKSTKKSSAVLDVGENIKDEDETANSGVDKANFQFPPTKSRDSLGKNRVRGKVKEFVKIFNQGVPEKPKFDLNDSQHQDSRRKERSKFRTEDTTNEKMHSNNVFEKNMPNASILVDPDTTANNLKSTRVSSGRKDRSAPTTADVPDVSESTIGDTDLSFLLITEMSQDEERGPQTSDNHEEIQINIDDKIQKWSKGKEGNIRSLLSTLQYVLWSGSGWKPVPLVDIVEGNAVKRTYQKALLCLHPDKLQQKGAASHEKDIAEKVFDILQEAWTHFNTLGAV from the exons ATGGAGAGGTTTTCTGAGAGAGAGAGTGTTCTGTTAGGTTATAATTTCCAAAGACCTTCTATAAACCATCCAGGTTCTTCTCCAGAGAGCCAGTATGGAAACTCAGATATTGACTTTACCGATGTTTTCGGTGGCCCACCGAGGCGATCGTCACTTCAGGAGGTGCGGTATAGTTTTTCTGAAACGACAGATTCATTTGCATCGACAAGTGGTGATGTTGATACCAAGTTGTCTCGCCACAGTTTGTCTGGTCTAAATGACAAGCCAGTGTTTGGAGATGAAAATGTCAATAGAAGGCGATATCCAAACGACGGTTTCTTTGGTGATATTTTTAGAGGCAGCGAATCTTTGAGTTCTTCTCCAGGGAAGCAGGACCGTGATTCACTTTCTTCGACTCCAGGTTCAAGAGTCTTAAGCCCTGCTGAATTGCTGCCACATAGAGCTGATCCCTGGAGTCCATCACTGCCTGCACAATTCAG CCTCCCTGCCAAACTGATTAAAGGGACAGAAATGCCGACATTTATTTCTAGTGCCCGTGACCATCACAAAAATAAAGACGGGGCTTCAGATGGCATCAGCAATTATACATATTCTCCTTTGTCTAGATCTGCAAGCCTAACGAACCTCGTTAGAGACGAGTTCACTAATGATGTCTCTCGGCAGAGCGCTTTATCTAAGGAGCCATCTCTTCGCAGTGAAGAGTCATCAAACGTGACTAAACCTGAAGAAACAGACAAAAGCAGAAATTTGAAAAGGGATTCAGATGGTTCTGAAATTCCGACAAACAGAAAccaatttcatttttctatttacaaGTGGGCAACCAAAGGATTACCTTTTGCGATGCCTCTTAGAGGAGCTAACAAATCAAGGCTGAATGAGAGGTGTAAGCTTCAGAGATGTTCAAGTACTAATGGATGGACAACATGCGAGGGCATAGCAAGAGAATTACGTTCAGCATCTCCACATGATATTGGCATTCCCTCATTCAGTGGTCGAATGGAGCTTGACAAACAAGATGATCACTTCCTCTTCGACACAAGCATTCAGGGTGAAGTAGAAGCGTGTCAAATTCTTGAGGACACAAGTTTCCCTATATCTGAGTTGGATACTCCAAGCAATCTTCAAGTGATTTTTGAAGATGGTCCTATAAATTCTGCCTTAGGGGATTCAATAGAAACAAAACATCACTCTGCTCCTGAAACAGGCTCGTCTGGAAAAACGAAGGAAAAAACTTCTGTAGTTACACAAGAGGCTCACAAGACTGAGTTAAAACCACCAAGTTTCCAGTTATATGAGAATGATTATGAACAAG GTAATGATGAGATGACTATTGAAACTGGTTTGAAAGAAAGCAAGGTAAAAAGCACCAAAAAATCATCTGCGGTTCTTGATGTTGGTGAAAATATAAAGGATGAAGACGAGACAGCGAATAGTGGAGTGGATAAAGCTAACTTTCAATTTCCACCTACAAAATCAAGGGACAGCCTTGGGAAGAACAGGGTTAGGGGAAAGGTCAAggaatttgttaaaattttcaaCCAGGGAGTTCCAGAAAAACCCAAATTTGATCTTAATGACTCACAACATCAAGATTCTAGACGAAAGGAAAGGAGCAAATTCAGGACTGAGGATACCACAAATGAGAAAATGCACTCGAATAATGTGTTCGAGAAAAACATGCCAAATGCTTCAATCCTG gtGGATCCTGATACAACGGCGAACAATCTCAAGTCCACACGAGTTTCTTCTGGACGTAAGGATAGATCAGCGCCAACTACAG CAGACGTTCCTGATGTCTCAGAATCAACCATTGGAGATACAGATTTGTCCTTCCTCCTG ATCACAGAAATGTCCCAGGATGAGGAAAGGGGGCCGCAAACCAGCGATAACCATGAGGAGATCCAA ATCaatattgatgataaaataCAGAAATGGTCGAAAGGAAAGGAAGGCAACATTCGCTCCCTATTGTCAACTTTACAATAT GTTCTTTGGTCTGGAAGTGGATGGAAGCCTGTGCCTCTTGTTGATATAGTTGAAGGAAATGCAGTGAAAAGAACATATCAAAAGGCCTTGCTCTGTCTACACCCTGATAAACTACAGCAGAAAGGTGCTGCCTCGCATGAAAAAGACATAGCAGAAAAAGTTTTCGATATTTTGCAG GAAGCGTGGACTCATTTCAACACACTCGGAGCAGTGTAA
- the LOC133692368 gene encoding J domain-containing protein required for chloroplast accumulation response 1-like isoform X2 yields the protein MERFSERESVLLGYNFQRPSINHPGSSPESQYGNSDIDFTDVFGGPPRRSSLQEVRYSFSETTDSFASTSGDVDTKLSRHSLSGLNDKPVFGDENVNRRRYPNDGFFGDIFRGSESLSSSPGKQDRDSLSSTPGSRVLSPAELLPHRADPWSPSLPAQFSLPAKLIKGTEMPTFISSARDHHKNKDGASDGISNYTYSPLSRSASLTNLVRDEFTNDVSRQSALSKEPSLRSEESSNVTKPEETDKSRNLKRDSDGSEIPTNRNQFHFSIYKWATKGLPFAMPLRGANKSRLNERCKLQRCSSTNGWTTCEGIARELRSASPHDIGIPSFSGRMELDKQDDHFLFDTSIQGEVEACQILEDTSFPISELDTPSNLQVIFEDGPINSALGDSIETKHHSAPETGSSGKTKEKTSVVTQEAHKTELKPPSFQLYENDYEQGNDEMTIETGLKESKVKSTKKSSAVLDVGENIKDEDETANSGVDKANFQFPPTKSRDSLGKNRVRGKVKEFVKIFNQGVPEKPKFDLNDSQHQDSRRKERSKFRTEDTTNEKMHSNNVFEKNMPNASILVDPDTTANNLKSTRVSSGRKDRSAPTTDVPDVSESTIGDTDLSFLLITEMSQDEERGPQTSDNHEEIQINIDDKIQKWSKGKEGNIRSLLSTLQYVLWSGSGWKPVPLVDIVEGNAVKRTYQKALLCLHPDKLQQKGAASHEKDIAEKVFDILQEAWTHFNTLGAV from the exons ATGGAGAGGTTTTCTGAGAGAGAGAGTGTTCTGTTAGGTTATAATTTCCAAAGACCTTCTATAAACCATCCAGGTTCTTCTCCAGAGAGCCAGTATGGAAACTCAGATATTGACTTTACCGATGTTTTCGGTGGCCCACCGAGGCGATCGTCACTTCAGGAGGTGCGGTATAGTTTTTCTGAAACGACAGATTCATTTGCATCGACAAGTGGTGATGTTGATACCAAGTTGTCTCGCCACAGTTTGTCTGGTCTAAATGACAAGCCAGTGTTTGGAGATGAAAATGTCAATAGAAGGCGATATCCAAACGACGGTTTCTTTGGTGATATTTTTAGAGGCAGCGAATCTTTGAGTTCTTCTCCAGGGAAGCAGGACCGTGATTCACTTTCTTCGACTCCAGGTTCAAGAGTCTTAAGCCCTGCTGAATTGCTGCCACATAGAGCTGATCCCTGGAGTCCATCACTGCCTGCACAATTCAG CCTCCCTGCCAAACTGATTAAAGGGACAGAAATGCCGACATTTATTTCTAGTGCCCGTGACCATCACAAAAATAAAGACGGGGCTTCAGATGGCATCAGCAATTATACATATTCTCCTTTGTCTAGATCTGCAAGCCTAACGAACCTCGTTAGAGACGAGTTCACTAATGATGTCTCTCGGCAGAGCGCTTTATCTAAGGAGCCATCTCTTCGCAGTGAAGAGTCATCAAACGTGACTAAACCTGAAGAAACAGACAAAAGCAGAAATTTGAAAAGGGATTCAGATGGTTCTGAAATTCCGACAAACAGAAAccaatttcatttttctatttacaaGTGGGCAACCAAAGGATTACCTTTTGCGATGCCTCTTAGAGGAGCTAACAAATCAAGGCTGAATGAGAGGTGTAAGCTTCAGAGATGTTCAAGTACTAATGGATGGACAACATGCGAGGGCATAGCAAGAGAATTACGTTCAGCATCTCCACATGATATTGGCATTCCCTCATTCAGTGGTCGAATGGAGCTTGACAAACAAGATGATCACTTCCTCTTCGACACAAGCATTCAGGGTGAAGTAGAAGCGTGTCAAATTCTTGAGGACACAAGTTTCCCTATATCTGAGTTGGATACTCCAAGCAATCTTCAAGTGATTTTTGAAGATGGTCCTATAAATTCTGCCTTAGGGGATTCAATAGAAACAAAACATCACTCTGCTCCTGAAACAGGCTCGTCTGGAAAAACGAAGGAAAAAACTTCTGTAGTTACACAAGAGGCTCACAAGACTGAGTTAAAACCACCAAGTTTCCAGTTATATGAGAATGATTATGAACAAG GTAATGATGAGATGACTATTGAAACTGGTTTGAAAGAAAGCAAGGTAAAAAGCACCAAAAAATCATCTGCGGTTCTTGATGTTGGTGAAAATATAAAGGATGAAGACGAGACAGCGAATAGTGGAGTGGATAAAGCTAACTTTCAATTTCCACCTACAAAATCAAGGGACAGCCTTGGGAAGAACAGGGTTAGGGGAAAGGTCAAggaatttgttaaaattttcaaCCAGGGAGTTCCAGAAAAACCCAAATTTGATCTTAATGACTCACAACATCAAGATTCTAGACGAAAGGAAAGGAGCAAATTCAGGACTGAGGATACCACAAATGAGAAAATGCACTCGAATAATGTGTTCGAGAAAAACATGCCAAATGCTTCAATCCTG gtGGATCCTGATACAACGGCGAACAATCTCAAGTCCACACGAGTTTCTTCTGGACGTAAGGATAGATCAGCGCCAACTACAG ACGTTCCTGATGTCTCAGAATCAACCATTGGAGATACAGATTTGTCCTTCCTCCTG ATCACAGAAATGTCCCAGGATGAGGAAAGGGGGCCGCAAACCAGCGATAACCATGAGGAGATCCAA ATCaatattgatgataaaataCAGAAATGGTCGAAAGGAAAGGAAGGCAACATTCGCTCCCTATTGTCAACTTTACAATAT GTTCTTTGGTCTGGAAGTGGATGGAAGCCTGTGCCTCTTGTTGATATAGTTGAAGGAAATGCAGTGAAAAGAACATATCAAAAGGCCTTGCTCTGTCTACACCCTGATAAACTACAGCAGAAAGGTGCTGCCTCGCATGAAAAAGACATAGCAGAAAAAGTTTTCGATATTTTGCAG GAAGCGTGGACTCATTTCAACACACTCGGAGCAGTGTAA
- the LOC133692368 gene encoding J domain-containing protein required for chloroplast accumulation response 1-like isoform X3 yields MERFSERESVLLGYNFQRPSINHPGSSPESQYGNSDIDFTDVFGGPPRRSSLQEVRYSFSETTDSFASTSGDVDTKLSRHSLSGLNDKPVFGDENVNRRRYPNDGFFGDIFRGSESLSSSPGKQDRDSLSSTPGSRVLSPAELLPHRADPWSPSLPAQFSLPAKLIKGTEMPTFISSARDHHKNKDGASDGISNYTYSPLSRSASLTNLVRDEFTNDVSRQSALSKEPSLRSEESSNVTKPEETDKSRNLKRDSDGSEIPTNRNQFHFSIYKWATKGLPFAMPLRGANKSRLNERCKLQRCSSTNGWTTCEGIARELRSASPHDIGIPSFSGRMELDKQDDHFLFDTSIQGEVEACQILEDTSFPISELDTPSNLQVIFEDGPINSALGDSIETKHHSAPETGSSGKTKEKTSVVTQEAHKTELKPPSFQLYENDYEQGNDEMTIETGLKESKVKSTKKSSAVLDVGENIKDEDETANSGVDKANFQFPPTKSRDSLGKNRVRGKVKEFVKIFNQGVPEKPKFDLNDSQHQDSRRKERSKFRTEDTTNEKMHSNNVFEKNMPNASILVDPDTTANNLKSTRVSSGRKDRSAPTTGFGTGVDSC; encoded by the exons ATGGAGAGGTTTTCTGAGAGAGAGAGTGTTCTGTTAGGTTATAATTTCCAAAGACCTTCTATAAACCATCCAGGTTCTTCTCCAGAGAGCCAGTATGGAAACTCAGATATTGACTTTACCGATGTTTTCGGTGGCCCACCGAGGCGATCGTCACTTCAGGAGGTGCGGTATAGTTTTTCTGAAACGACAGATTCATTTGCATCGACAAGTGGTGATGTTGATACCAAGTTGTCTCGCCACAGTTTGTCTGGTCTAAATGACAAGCCAGTGTTTGGAGATGAAAATGTCAATAGAAGGCGATATCCAAACGACGGTTTCTTTGGTGATATTTTTAGAGGCAGCGAATCTTTGAGTTCTTCTCCAGGGAAGCAGGACCGTGATTCACTTTCTTCGACTCCAGGTTCAAGAGTCTTAAGCCCTGCTGAATTGCTGCCACATAGAGCTGATCCCTGGAGTCCATCACTGCCTGCACAATTCAG CCTCCCTGCCAAACTGATTAAAGGGACAGAAATGCCGACATTTATTTCTAGTGCCCGTGACCATCACAAAAATAAAGACGGGGCTTCAGATGGCATCAGCAATTATACATATTCTCCTTTGTCTAGATCTGCAAGCCTAACGAACCTCGTTAGAGACGAGTTCACTAATGATGTCTCTCGGCAGAGCGCTTTATCTAAGGAGCCATCTCTTCGCAGTGAAGAGTCATCAAACGTGACTAAACCTGAAGAAACAGACAAAAGCAGAAATTTGAAAAGGGATTCAGATGGTTCTGAAATTCCGACAAACAGAAAccaatttcatttttctatttacaaGTGGGCAACCAAAGGATTACCTTTTGCGATGCCTCTTAGAGGAGCTAACAAATCAAGGCTGAATGAGAGGTGTAAGCTTCAGAGATGTTCAAGTACTAATGGATGGACAACATGCGAGGGCATAGCAAGAGAATTACGTTCAGCATCTCCACATGATATTGGCATTCCCTCATTCAGTGGTCGAATGGAGCTTGACAAACAAGATGATCACTTCCTCTTCGACACAAGCATTCAGGGTGAAGTAGAAGCGTGTCAAATTCTTGAGGACACAAGTTTCCCTATATCTGAGTTGGATACTCCAAGCAATCTTCAAGTGATTTTTGAAGATGGTCCTATAAATTCTGCCTTAGGGGATTCAATAGAAACAAAACATCACTCTGCTCCTGAAACAGGCTCGTCTGGAAAAACGAAGGAAAAAACTTCTGTAGTTACACAAGAGGCTCACAAGACTGAGTTAAAACCACCAAGTTTCCAGTTATATGAGAATGATTATGAACAAG GTAATGATGAGATGACTATTGAAACTGGTTTGAAAGAAAGCAAGGTAAAAAGCACCAAAAAATCATCTGCGGTTCTTGATGTTGGTGAAAATATAAAGGATGAAGACGAGACAGCGAATAGTGGAGTGGATAAAGCTAACTTTCAATTTCCACCTACAAAATCAAGGGACAGCCTTGGGAAGAACAGGGTTAGGGGAAAGGTCAAggaatttgttaaaattttcaaCCAGGGAGTTCCAGAAAAACCCAAATTTGATCTTAATGACTCACAACATCAAGATTCTAGACGAAAGGAAAGGAGCAAATTCAGGACTGAGGATACCACAAATGAGAAAATGCACTCGAATAATGTGTTCGAGAAAAACATGCCAAATGCTTCAATCCTG gtGGATCCTGATACAACGGCGAACAATCTCAAGTCCACACGAGTTTCTTCTGGACGTAAGGATAGATCAGCGCCAACTACAG GTTTTGGAACCGGTGTTGATAGTTGTTAA